aaaaataatgaatttaatgtcattaatttaCTTAATACGGTTactgtttagcatttgctcagcactaaatgttacatgtttatcttaattaataggtattacccaatttagcttagtcagttaagctgaATTAATGAcaagtcttttcacctaaaatgagttgattaatcaagagtcttgttacagaaatgatcataaaacattagagccataataaatcatgctacttttactttcatacttaagtacatttgaaggtaaatactttagtggaggtaaagagtatttttacttttactactacttttactggagtaatattttaccttggatatctctactttaactcaactacatggtttgtgtaccttgtccaccacttacattagacaaaatgaacttgtgcatattcataatgaattcattcatgtattacatgtaggaatcaattattaatcactcatgaaataagagatgaatgaatgctttttcatgtacctgcactataatgttaaaggtacggtagtgtgtttatgaatctgttcattcagtgcaggtaaaccttatgaatccagccacatggcttagtgtttaactaaaatgattattattattatgaatcctcaggaaagtgaagggagattatagtttatgcaaaaaaaaaaaaaaaaaaaaaaaaaaaaaaaaaaaagtctaatctctgtactgtatattgtctctactacttgaTATCGCatgatgtaatgtatgctaatataatgtactgtgtgttaacaagaacgacctattaacaagtcattataaacatcaatcttccactttatataccaaattgacattaaagcagatgcagtaaatgtagtCAGGTGAAAATACACAGAAATTGTacgaatgtttattatttagcgtttaatatttcattcactgctgcctgtcccatatgagaacatgacagcgccgggtttgtttggaactattggagggttacatgaaccacgtgacggcgagatcaaggagtgtcgcaactctctctatctacggctctggtaaGGGGAAACGTAGAGAAGGAGGTGCAAatggtgggacaggggcataatatagtttatatcagaatacatcggcgcacacacaagttttacagtatttctgaccttatcgttcttgCATCAGTtgtgaggtccctatccggctccccaccctgtataaacaacagccaatcattgttcatatagcctggtgcgctagcatgttttaccactgcgccacttgTTTAGTTCTATTTGCTGGTCTTTTTGTCCTACTACTGTTTAACTGCCTGTTCCTGACTACAACGGTCTCAAATTTGTCCCGTTGCATGGTACCCAAGACAAAAAAGCATGTGCCCATACCTGTCTGTCTTTACTAGTtactatcattaaaaaaaaatccaattttatttaattgtctAATGTTATATAATTGTTATGTAATTCTTATTTGGTAAAGATCAGTAGGAGAACAGGAAGTTGAGTCGATCAATTATGCTAATTTAAAGAGACAAGTGTGGCTAAATGGTCCAAACTGTAACGTGTTTACATTACCCGCTTGCTTTCCTAACTGGTGCATTGGAATAAAAGTAGATGTATACATAAGGAAGAACAATCCTAACAAAGTAATACTATTACATCactattaaatgatttaatgacATACTGGGACTAAAAAATATAGCAGGTAAGAAATATAGTGTATACTGCATAGTCAAAAACAGAAATCAATTCAGAACCAGGTTTTTTCCATTTGGTTTTTAATTCATGTAATTTTCATCTGTCAACAATCATACAATATTCTCTACTGGGAGAACAAGAGTTAGTATGTGGTTATTTATATCTAGTACATATCCAGCTCCACTATAAACTAGGTGTTGTGACAACATTGCAAACACAAAATGCTCATTTAAAACAGCTGGTTCCACACGGTGAAGCGGTCAGTCTCAGCTAAACCTTTGTCCAGTTGGATGTAATGTAGTGTCTTCCTTTTAATGAATTGTGCATTCGTGAACCCTTCTTACACCTAACATTGGGGGAAAATCAAAATATTAGTGATCAACCAtttaattcttgttttttctaACAGTTTTATACATTTCTATACCTAAAGCTGTACTTGTTAATAttcaaatgcagttttattatttaaataggtGAAAATATCTATACAACATGATCAAACATAattgttaaaatgtatttattaggactttaacgtcatgttttacacacattagttacagtcatgacaggaacggtagttactcgatgCACTAGATTCATCAAtacacaagtttattgtcaaacacagtcatggtcaattttgtatctctaattcatctcacttgcatgtctttggactgtgggaggaaaccggagctcctggaggaaacccacgcagacacagggagaacatgcaaactccacacagaaaggactttcTTTTGTCAAAGAAGCATTTGTCTGTGATTGAGGGTTCATAagttggtggactgagtagctaatGTGCCATGCTCAGTAACAGCTCCACCtagtgttgctgtgtctgacaTTTACTCACTGCTTTTATATCCTTTTGTTCCTAATATTTTGCTGGTCTGCCAGTAGTTTACACTATAATGAGCGTGTCTCATCGTGCTACAGCCTGATGTCAAAACCTACCACGGGAAATAGAATTCTCCTTTTGAAGTCACTGTGTGAGACTGAATGAATTTGTATTTTTAGGCTTCCTCTTTTGTTCTGATTCTGTTCAGCCACTGCTGTCCAaaatcagacatcccaagttgcaaaaactcatttcagggaggtacccccggacccggacctcgaccccccaagcccaaaaaaacacgcacacaccaaaggatgtGTCATAAccgaacttttaggagctgctaactgagctactaagctaactgtttgtgtcacaaacacattaatgtgtactacatagtgtgaaagataatagatttatgttccctacatagtgcactagattgtatattagaaaagaatttatgttccttacttagtgcactagatagtgtactagataatagacttatgtttcttacataatgcttcaggtagcgtattagttaacgggtttaggttccctacatagtgcactaaattgtatatcagataacggattcatgttccctacatagtgcaccagatagtattttagatatgaatttatgttccctacgtagtgcactagatagtgaattagacaattggttccctacacagtgcactagattgtatatcagatcacggatttatgttccctacacagtgcactagatagtgtattagataacgcattcacgttcactacatagtgcactagacagtataactagatgatgatttgtgttccttacatagtgcactagatagtgtattacataattaattatgttccctacatagtgcactagattgtatatcagataacggatttatgttccctacatagtgcactagatagtgtattagataacgcattcatgttcactacatagtgcactagaaagtataactagatgatgatttgtgttcctcacatagtgcactagatagtgtattacataattaattatgttccctacatagtgcactagatagtatatcagataacagatttatgttccctacatagtgcactagatagtgtattagataacgcattcatgttcactacatagtgcactagagagtataactagatgatgatttgtgttcctcacatagtgcactagatagtgtattacataattaattatgttccctacatagtgcactagatagtatatcagataacagatttatgttccctacatagtgcactagatagtgtattagataacgcattcatgttcactacatagtgcactagatagtgtattagataacgtattcatgttccctacatagtgcactagaaagtataactagatgatgatttgtgttcctcacatagtgcactagatagtgtattacataattaattatgttccctacatagtgcactagattgtatatcagataacggttttatgttccctacatagtgcactagattgtatatcagataacggatttatgtttcatacatagtgcactagacagtatattagacatcGTATATTgtttgtatatcagataacggatttaatacacgatcggggaataaagtctgtgtcgcctgtgtgcgcgtgtgtgtgcgctcttggccgctcgttctagattccgggataTTTTTTCTGACTtgtgggcatcagggagccgctatgtgtatgcgggagactcccggaacttccgggagacttgggatgtctgaaatCACTTCAGTGGTGAATTTGAATACTATTGTTATTTGCCATCCACTACTAATAACAATTAAAGGTACTTAAAGATTCAATTATTAAACTGTGCTGCACTCTAGTTCACCAAAACTGCAACCCTGCTTTACTTTACCCCGTACCTGTTTCTGTGATGGTCTTTTGTCTGGTCTAGATCAGACCAGTTATAAGACACTGGCTGGAGAGGTCTCACCTTCCCAGCTAAACCAAACAGGGAAAGCATGTCATTATATTATACAACacatttaacattattaaataatacacattttACATGCAGCATGTAGTTTATATGGTTTACTCACCTATCTGTGAACTGATGCGATGAGGCCTGACTTTATCTAAAACTCTTCTGTCAGCTTCCCATTGTAGCAACGTGGCTACAGTATTAggggaaaaacaacagactgttAATTACACTattttgccaaaagtattcgctcgtctgccttcacacgcgtatgaacttgagtgatgtCCCAtacttaatccatagggtttaatataatGTCAGCCCaccatttgcagctataacagcttcaactcttctgggaaggctttccacaaggtttaggagtgtgtttatgggaatgttggatgagaaggcctggctcgcagtctccgctctaattcatcccaaaggtgttctatcgggttgaggtgcaggccagtcaagttcttccacaccaaactcgctcatccatgtctttatggaccttgcttgtcatgttggaacaggaaaggtccatccccaaactgttcccacaaagttgggagcatgaaattgtccaaaatctcttggtatgctgaagcattaagagttcttccactggaactaaggggacgagcccaactcctgaaaaacaaccccacaccataatcccccctccaccaaactttacactcggcacaatgcagtcagacaagtaccgttctcctggcaaccgccaaacccagactcgtccatcagcaTGCATGATAATGCAGATGCCGCAGAGCACTAGCTCATTGTAGATCCTGCCTTTAAGGTTGCCATGTATGGGCTCTCGAAAATATACAGATTTATAGGTGAAAAAGCAGTCTTTGTCAACAGTATGAAATTAACAGTGATGCACGTAATGGTTGAATTAGTTATCCCCATAGTCGAGCTGCACGGAAGCTCAGCgggtagcacggtcacctcacagcaagacggtcccgagtttggttcccaggtggagcagtccgggtcctttgtgtgtggtgcttgcatgttctccctgtgtctgtgtgggtttcctccggaagcttcgatttcctcccacagtccaaagacatgcaagtgaggtgaattggagctactaaaattgccctaggtgtgtgtgtaagtgtgtttgccctgtgatggactggcgacctatccagggtgtttcctcccCGAGCTATCCCTATGATTTATATGGAATCACACGCTCATGCTGTGAATATAGCCAGTGGTTTACTGACAATCTTTAATATTTGGTTTAACATAAAGAAAGTCTTACCTTGGCTAATCTTTGGTCTAGTTTGTATTAGGTCTGGTGACCGGTGCTGGGGCCGAGCCGTGCGTTCTGAGTTCATAGGAGAAATGTTCACATTGGATTTTTTTTCAGCATATTTCCATGACTTCAGTTGCttgttttttctgtgactgaatattGTATCATGGCAAGTGGTCAGCTGGACTTCAGGTAGTTGTCTGTACGGGGAAAATGACTTCCTGGATTTAGTTTTGACCTCACTTACTTCTCTTATTGGAGGAAGTGCTAAATGCTGATGCTTTGTGGAGTAGGCGTGCCTAAAACAACATATATACAGAGTGAAGTTAATTGACCAGAAACATAAAATCAAACATTTAATTTTGCTCATTATTTCATAATAATGGCCATAgttctttttctccctttttaacaTTGTCTTATTttatacaacgatcagccataacactcactgtccattttatcagctccacttaccatatagaagcactttgtagttctagtacaattactgactatagtccatctatttctctacatacttttttagcctgctttcaccctgttcttcaatggtcaggacccccacagagcaggtattatttaggtgatggatcattctcagcactgcagtgacaatgaccaggtggtagtgtgttagtgtgtgttgtgctggacactcctacctagttggtccaccttgtagatgtaaagtcagagactttattgctgcggtttgagtcggtcatcttctagaccttcatcagtggtcacaggacgctgcccacagggcactgttgactggatatttttggttggtggtgtattctcagtccagcagtgacattgaggtgtttaaaaactcataccagcacaacacacactaacacaccaccaccaccatgtcagtgtcagtgcagtgctgagaatgatccaacacctaaataatacctgctctgtagtggtcatgtgggggtcctgaccattaaagaacagggtgaaagcaggctaaaaaggtatgtagagaaacagatggactacagtcagtaattgtataactacaaagtgcttctatatggtaagttgagctgataaaattgacagtgagtgtagaaacaaggaggtggttttaatgttatggctgatcagtgtatatactcaATTTTGTACATAATCAATAttatagcctagtggatagagctttgggctatcattttaaaggttgagagtttgaatcccagctctgccatgcagccactgtttggtccttgatcaaggcccttaccccTCTCAAGTCCAGGGACGccatacagtggctgaccctgcgccctgaccccagcttccagacaGGCTGGGATGTgcgaaaaaaaatatttcattgtactgtacaccagtGTATGTTTGCACAACTTATTATCATCATaatatattaacaataaaaagaaacattGCTAACTTGCCTGTTCGTCTTCACATATTCCTTCTTAGCTGTGCGTTTGGTGACTGGCCAGCTCTGGAAGCTTCCTCTGGAGGTAACAGCTGTAACAGTGCAGGTGTATGATGTGTTGGCATTAAGATGCCGGGCCGTATGCTTGCACCCTGTGCCCTGGTACACCACGTGTTCATTTAGAAGCAGCTCGTATGTAAAAAGGTGACCATGTGGTACCGCCGGAGCCGACCAGCTAACGTGAAGCTCGTGGCATCCCAGCACAGCCACCGTTAGGCCTCGAGGAGCATGATCCTGACCGTCCGCAGTCTGAGCAATAACGCTAGAGCAAGAACTGACTGCACCTCTTGGACCCAGGGCACAAACACTAAACGTGTACTTG
The DNA window shown above is from Trichomycterus rosablanca isolate fTriRos1 chromosome 26, fTriRos1.hap1, whole genome shotgun sequence and carries:
- the LOC134303716 gene encoding uncharacterized protein LOC134303716, which codes for MSSLSPNTKYTFSVCALGPRGAVSSCSSVIAQTADGQDHAPRGLTVAVLGCHELHVSWSAPAVPHGHLFTYELLLNEHVVYQGTGCKHTARHLNANTSYTCTVTAVTSRGSFQSWPVTKRTAKKEYVKTNRHAYSTKHQHLALPPIREVSEVKTKSRKSFSPYRQLPEVQLTTCHDTIFSHRKNKQLKSWKYAEKKSNVNISPMNSERTARPQHRSPDLIQTRPKISQATLLQWEADRRVLDKVRPHRISSQIAGKVRPLQPVSYNWSDLDQTKDHHRNRCKKGSRMHNSLKGRHYITSNWTKV